In Yersinia enterocolitica subsp. enterocolitica, one DNA window encodes the following:
- a CDS encoding iron transporter — protein sequence MTMKKTIIASSIIASIFAAPAAFAFKEYPAGEPIKINDMEIAAVYLQPIDMEPRGMGLPAAKADIHLEADIHATEGNKNGFGAGEWMPYLTIAYTLVNTDTGAKQEGTFMPMVASDGPHYGANIKMMGVGNYKVTYHISEPSKAGLHRHTDSETGVGRWWKPFDVSYDFKYTGLN from the coding sequence ATGACTATGAAGAAAACAATTATTGCCAGCAGCATCATTGCCAGCATTTTTGCAGCACCTGCTGCTTTTGCCTTTAAAGAGTATCCTGCGGGCGAACCTATCAAAATTAATGATATGGAAATTGCTGCGGTTTATTTGCAACCGATTGATATGGAACCTCGTGGCATGGGTCTGCCTGCCGCGAAAGCCGATATCCATCTGGAAGCGGATATTCATGCGACGGAAGGTAATAAAAATGGTTTTGGTGCCGGTGAATGGATGCCATACCTGACTATCGCGTATACCCTGGTGAATACAGACACTGGCGCTAAACAAGAAGGCACATTTATGCCTATGGTTGCCAGTGATGGCCCACACTATGGCGCGAACATCAAAATGATGGGCGTAGGCAATTATAAAGTTACCTATCATATCAGCGAGCCATCCAAAGCGGGTTTGCATCGCCATACCGACAGCGAAACCGGTGTTGGTCGCTGGTGGAAACCTTTTGATGTGAGTTATGACTTCAAATATACCGGCCTGAATTGA
- a CDS encoding MFS transporter, protein MANQSTHRAGAEVKESWVPMITIALAQILMSFNVASLPVALGGMVKSFNVPPTTIATAIVMYSLSVAGFVMLGAKLNQRFGPLVVFRCTVLLFGVAQVMMTFSPNVTVMISAQALSGLAGAALVPALVALIAENYRGTQQATALGALGSARAGAGVAAFLIGGVLGTYIGWRPAFGILIVLSAIIFVLSFRLKSDQGRPEVGIDVFGVILAASAIILLSFGFNNLNRWGFGLVRDGAPFDLLGFSPAPFMIVLGIVLGQAFVVWTRRRQEQGKTPLLALEVLSSPTEKAAVFAMFAVVALEAMLNFSVPLYIQIVQGSTPMATAIAMMPFNLSVFFSAMLIVRFYKKLTPRKIGRYGFITCTIALLWLAFVVRNNWSEFAVLFGLVVFGLAQGALVTLLFNVLVSASPKELAGDVGSLRGTTNNLANAIGTAVAGALLVGLLSANVIRGVAETPILTPEIQAQVNMDSINFVSNDRLQGVLAQTTATPEQVAEAVRVNEEARLRSLKFGLLIMALLSLLAIFPAGRLPNYLPGELPADNLVKKTGK, encoded by the coding sequence ATGGCGAATCAATCAACTCACCGCGCAGGTGCGGAAGTTAAAGAGTCTTGGGTGCCGATGATCACCATCGCATTGGCCCAGATTCTGATGTCATTTAACGTGGCCTCCCTGCCGGTAGCGTTAGGCGGAATGGTCAAGAGCTTTAATGTCCCACCAACGACCATTGCAACGGCGATCGTGATGTACTCACTCTCTGTTGCTGGTTTCGTGATGTTGGGTGCCAAACTCAACCAACGTTTCGGGCCGCTGGTGGTATTCCGCTGTACCGTTCTGTTGTTTGGTGTCGCGCAGGTCATGATGACATTCAGCCCGAATGTCACCGTGATGATCAGTGCTCAGGCATTAAGTGGTCTGGCGGGTGCCGCGTTGGTTCCTGCTCTGGTGGCCTTGATTGCTGAAAACTACCGCGGTACGCAACAGGCTACAGCACTGGGTGCTTTAGGCTCAGCGCGTGCCGGTGCCGGTGTGGCAGCATTCCTGATTGGTGGAGTTCTGGGAACATATATCGGCTGGCGTCCAGCATTCGGCATCTTGATTGTGTTGTCTGCAATCATCTTTGTGTTGAGCTTCCGTTTGAAGTCTGACCAAGGCCGCCCGGAAGTTGGCATTGATGTGTTCGGTGTCATTTTGGCGGCGTCGGCGATTATCCTGCTGTCATTTGGCTTTAACAACCTGAACCGTTGGGGCTTTGGTCTGGTTCGTGATGGTGCGCCATTCGATCTGCTGGGCTTCTCTCCCGCACCTTTCATGATTGTACTGGGAATTGTGTTGGGTCAGGCGTTTGTGGTCTGGACTCGCCGTCGTCAAGAACAAGGCAAAACACCTTTATTGGCACTGGAAGTGCTTAGCTCACCGACTGAAAAAGCCGCTGTATTTGCTATGTTTGCGGTGGTTGCACTGGAAGCTATGCTGAATTTCTCGGTTCCGCTGTATATCCAGATAGTGCAGGGCAGTACCCCGATGGCGACGGCGATTGCCATGATGCCATTTAACTTATCGGTGTTCTTCTCAGCGATGTTGATTGTTCGTTTCTATAAGAAGCTGACACCACGCAAGATTGGTCGTTATGGTTTCATCACCTGTACTATTGCTCTGTTGTGGCTGGCATTTGTGGTGCGCAATAACTGGAGTGAATTCGCTGTACTGTTTGGTTTAGTGGTATTTGGTCTGGCTCAGGGTGCATTAGTGACTTTACTGTTCAACGTATTGGTCAGTGCTTCACCGAAAGAATTGGCCGGTGATGTTGGCTCATTACGTGGTACCACGAATAACCTGGCAAATGCCATCGGTACTGCTGTTGCTGGCGCGTTACTGGTTGGTTTGCTCAGCGCCAACGTGATACGTGGCGTGGCTGAAACGCCAATTTTGACGCCAGAAATTCAGGCGCAAGTGAATATGGACAGCATCAACTTTGTCAGTAATGACCGCCTGCAAGGTGTGTTGGCGCAAACCACTGCGACACCTGAGCAGGTCGCGGAAGCGGTGCGAGTCAATGAAGAAGCCCGTCTTCGCTCACTGAAATTTGGTTTATTGATTATGGCGTTGTTATCACTACTGGCAATCTTCCCGGCGGGGCGTTTGCCTAATTATCTGCCAGGGGAATTACCTGCGGATAATCTGGTTAAAAAAACCGGTAAGTAA
- a CDS encoding ABC transporter permease, giving the protein MFWRLVLRALRLRLQRVSVVFAALTVGAAIVTAMSAVYFDINAKMSQELRTFGANFYIGPGHGSTFEQGRFQPIIDAAPKGLINASSPYIYGMARTELEKVVLMGVWFESLQQLVPYWQVTGNWIGVSFDDRNAMIGVKLAERLHVKVGDTLTLVNGSERQRLQVKGIVEAGDATDNMLIVNLELAQKWLNQPGHISNALLSVSNDVGQVETFASHLREQYPDLEIRPIRKVSASEGQVLDKIKGLMGLVSVVILILSSLCVNTTLMAIVGERSKEFALQKALGASGGDIIRQMLTETLIISLAAAVCGALLGYILAQVLGQTVFSAAIALRAPVLPLTLVLSLLVAAVAAIVPTRRAIHIEPAKVLKGE; this is encoded by the coding sequence ATGTTCTGGCGACTAGTGCTGCGTGCACTGCGCTTGCGCTTGCAACGAGTCAGTGTTGTCTTTGCGGCATTGACAGTTGGCGCGGCGATTGTCACGGCAATGTCAGCGGTGTATTTCGATATTAATGCCAAAATGAGTCAGGAATTACGCACTTTTGGGGCGAATTTTTACATTGGCCCTGGGCACGGCAGTACATTTGAACAGGGGCGCTTCCAGCCAATTATTGATGCTGCGCCCAAAGGGCTGATCAATGCTTCAAGCCCCTATATTTATGGGATGGCGCGCACTGAGCTGGAAAAAGTAGTGCTGATGGGGGTGTGGTTTGAGTCATTACAACAGCTCGTCCCTTATTGGCAAGTGACCGGTAACTGGATTGGCGTTAGTTTTGATGATCGCAATGCCATGATTGGCGTCAAACTAGCCGAGCGTTTGCATGTCAAGGTGGGTGACACGCTCACTTTGGTTAATGGTAGTGAACGCCAACGTTTGCAAGTTAAAGGTATTGTTGAGGCTGGCGACGCCACAGATAACATGTTGATCGTCAATCTGGAGTTGGCGCAAAAATGGCTCAATCAGCCGGGGCATATCAGTAATGCATTATTGAGTGTCAGCAATGACGTAGGTCAGGTTGAAACCTTTGCCAGCCATCTTCGTGAGCAATATCCGGATCTTGAGATTAGGCCGATTCGTAAGGTTTCAGCTTCCGAAGGGCAGGTTCTCGACAAGATAAAAGGGCTGATGGGGTTGGTCTCTGTGGTTATCCTCATTTTGTCATCCCTTTGCGTTAACACCACCTTAATGGCGATAGTGGGCGAGCGCTCAAAAGAGTTTGCTCTGCAAAAAGCACTGGGAGCCAGTGGTGGTGACATTATCCGCCAGATGTTAACCGAAACTTTGATTATCTCGCTGGCTGCTGCCGTCTGCGGTGCGTTGTTAGGTTATATATTGGCACAAGTGTTGGGGCAAACAGTATTCAGCGCGGCAATTGCTTTGCGTGCACCGGTATTACCGCTGACGCTGGTGTTGTCGTTGTTAGTGGCCGCTGTGGCGGCAATTGTTCCCACCCGCCGGGCAATTCATATTGAACCCGCTAAAGTCCTGAAAGGAGAGTAG
- a CDS encoding FTR1 family protein: MRIWHKLFLLCCCWWLSSSLAWATPDYQQWVNDIQSRLDKTSQLYQQQKNDEARTTVQMAYFEVFENLEGPIRINISAQKSYQMEAAFGEIRRMIGEGKPQAEVDNKINWLKGELTGVLPILTDGHKLTAEQQHATYENSDIAIYWQQSFKIIDDLLAQAISEYQEGKFAAASHSVQQAHYLGFKNSEMEMSVRGNRSAQQAATINQQFTALIDLTRQPDQLTEVAYRVTGLLQTIEDTLPGLPTTREQQQVTADQPVSGQPSDSNTNSDGQANADWAAVSSKINQAISEAVSQYQSGQTTPAMMAVQDTYFDLFEASGMENKVGSRDAAFKSTLEGHFTRLVSLMKAGQPVEQLQTEAAALQKDLASAVEMLGGGDETDWSLFIYSLLIIVREGLEALLIVAAIVAYLVKNNHQDKLPLIRQSVVVALIASVLTAFVFQWLFANSGQSRELLEGFTMMIAVVMLFSMSYWLLSKTEARQWKAYLEGKFSKSLSSGSMIGLWLTSFLAVYREGAETVLFYLALMGDASTTSGHLSILAGFGVGCVILLGAYLVMRFTVVKLPLKPFFMFTGGFMYLMAFVFAGKSVLELIEGKLFEPTLLPGVPEISWLGIYPYLETLIPQGILLIAALVALWVMQRRGRTIPAQ; this comes from the coding sequence ATGCGAATTTGGCACAAACTTTTCTTGCTTTGCTGTTGTTGGTGGCTATCCAGCTCTTTAGCCTGGGCGACTCCAGATTATCAGCAGTGGGTCAATGATATCCAATCCCGTCTCGATAAAACCTCCCAGTTATACCAACAGCAGAAAAATGATGAGGCCCGTACCACGGTGCAAATGGCCTATTTTGAAGTATTTGAGAATCTGGAAGGGCCGATTCGCATCAATATTTCGGCGCAGAAAAGTTATCAAATGGAAGCCGCCTTTGGTGAAATCCGGCGCATGATCGGTGAGGGGAAGCCTCAAGCTGAGGTTGATAATAAAATTAATTGGCTTAAAGGTGAGTTGACTGGCGTCCTGCCGATTTTGACTGATGGCCATAAACTTACCGCTGAACAGCAACATGCAACCTATGAGAATAGCGACATTGCTATTTACTGGCAGCAAAGTTTTAAGATTATCGATGACTTATTGGCGCAGGCTATTAGTGAATATCAAGAAGGTAAATTCGCCGCCGCCAGCCACAGTGTGCAACAGGCGCACTATTTGGGATTTAAAAACTCTGAAATGGAGATGTCAGTGCGTGGCAATCGTTCCGCACAACAAGCGGCGACGATTAACCAACAATTTACTGCTCTTATTGATTTAACCCGCCAACCTGACCAACTAACCGAAGTTGCCTATCGTGTCACGGGCTTACTTCAAACTATAGAAGACACATTGCCGGGCTTACCAACTACCCGCGAACAGCAGCAAGTTACTGCTGATCAACCTGTCTCAGGACAACCTTCTGACTCAAATACCAATTCTGATGGGCAGGCTAATGCCGATTGGGCGGCTGTTTCTAGCAAAATAAATCAGGCTATTAGCGAAGCTGTCAGCCAGTACCAGAGCGGGCAAACCACGCCAGCAATGATGGCCGTTCAGGATACTTATTTTGATTTATTCGAAGCCAGCGGTATGGAGAATAAAGTTGGCTCGCGTGATGCTGCGTTTAAATCAACATTAGAGGGCCATTTCACTCGCTTAGTCAGTTTGATGAAAGCTGGTCAGCCAGTAGAACAGCTACAAACGGAAGCCGCAGCCTTGCAAAAAGATCTGGCCAGCGCGGTTGAGATGCTCGGGGGTGGGGATGAAACTGATTGGAGTCTGTTCATCTACAGTTTGCTGATCATTGTCCGCGAAGGGTTGGAAGCCTTGCTGATTGTCGCGGCTATCGTCGCTTATCTGGTGAAAAACAATCATCAGGACAAGTTACCACTGATTCGCCAATCCGTGGTGGTAGCCTTAATTGCCAGTGTGTTAACGGCCTTTGTCTTCCAGTGGCTATTTGCAAATTCAGGGCAAAGCCGAGAGTTATTAGAAGGCTTCACCATGATGATCGCTGTGGTGATGCTGTTCTCTATGAGTTATTGGTTGCTATCAAAGACGGAAGCACGCCAATGGAAAGCCTATCTGGAGGGCAAATTCTCCAAGTCACTCAGCAGTGGCTCAATGATAGGGCTATGGTTAACCAGTTTCCTGGCGGTGTACCGCGAAGGGGCTGAAACCGTCCTGTTCTATCTCGCACTGATGGGCGACGCCAGTACAACGAGCGGTCACTTGTCTATTTTGGCCGGCTTTGGTGTCGGTTGTGTCATCTTGCTGGGGGCTTATCTGGTGATGCGTTTTACTGTCGTCAAGTTACCACTTAAACCCTTCTTTATGTTTACCGGTGGCTTTATGTACCTGATGGCATTTGTGTTTGCCGGTAAGAGTGTTCTTGAGTTGATTGAAGGCAAATTGTTTGAGCCAACACTGCTGCCTGGCGTACCTGAAATTAGTTGGTTGGGGATCTATCCGTATCTGGAAACATTGATTCCTCAAGGAATATTGCTGATTGCTGCGCTGGTTGCCTTGTGGGTAATGCAGCGGCGGGGGCGCACTATTCCGGCTCAGTAA
- a CDS encoding Fe-S-containing protein, producing MSYFFVSVLQAFLPVALLLGLSWVVRPAPALNRIVWITILMVVVGMWAGTHYPKSQQLQLTLAGVQLLALILFLFSQLTPSRALGYCWQALLVLGAAFNWGNNPNLGAFTNTHVINTDLLLNLAAIVVAFAWVVFSAVLLLMMVRQLRYIRWPLLILLTLLLILPLSGDAILLLMKLQVLPLTKSLLSYVALVTNGHAWLSYICALLLAITTLCYLMPLRLASEVVAEHSEPIAHRQALADYRNVRRIFIFSLLAWIVVAGAQLYWDKVASQPPQLSEALPVTLAADGLVHIPVEQVRDGKLHRFVWVADDGKAVRFFIINRYPDRLRLSVVFDACLLCGDQGYVMEGNQVICVACAVHIFIPSIGKAGGCNPIPLEDWKSDDKELVIPKASLEAGVNYFTTVVTLDVIDPVDKTHLTNQKAEYKYSYGDKTYFFSSEANYNRFREHPEQFVTPALSDEDSDSQENP from the coding sequence ATGAGTTACTTTTTTGTTTCCGTACTACAAGCCTTTTTACCTGTTGCGTTATTGCTGGGGCTGAGTTGGGTTGTGAGGCCAGCGCCTGCACTAAATCGCATCGTATGGATAACAATACTTATGGTAGTGGTGGGGATGTGGGCCGGTACCCATTATCCTAAATCGCAGCAATTGCAGTTAACTCTGGCAGGGGTTCAACTCCTCGCATTAATATTATTTTTATTCAGTCAGCTTACTCCGAGCCGTGCATTAGGCTATTGCTGGCAGGCTTTGCTGGTATTGGGGGCTGCATTTAATTGGGGAAATAACCCCAATCTGGGCGCGTTTACTAATACTCATGTGATTAATACTGATTTGCTACTTAATCTGGCCGCCATTGTGGTGGCATTTGCTTGGGTCGTTTTCAGTGCGGTATTGCTGCTGATGATGGTTAGGCAGTTGCGGTATATCCGCTGGCCACTGCTGATCCTGTTAACGCTATTGCTGATTTTGCCGCTGAGTGGCGATGCAATCTTGTTATTGATGAAGCTACAGGTCTTGCCGTTAACCAAATCACTGCTCAGTTATGTCGCTTTAGTTACCAATGGGCATGCCTGGTTGAGCTATATTTGTGCGCTGCTGTTGGCGATAACAACCTTGTGCTATTTAATGCCGCTGCGCCTTGCCAGTGAGGTAGTGGCTGAACATTCGGAGCCGATTGCGCACCGTCAAGCTTTGGCCGATTACCGTAACGTACGCAGAATCTTTATTTTCTCCTTACTTGCTTGGATAGTGGTGGCTGGTGCCCAACTTTACTGGGATAAAGTCGCCTCGCAACCCCCTCAGTTATCTGAAGCTTTACCCGTCACGCTAGCCGCCGATGGCTTAGTTCATATCCCCGTCGAACAAGTGCGGGATGGTAAATTGCACCGTTTTGTCTGGGTGGCTGATGATGGTAAAGCTGTTCGCTTCTTTATCATCAACCGCTATCCCGATCGCTTGCGCCTGAGTGTGGTCTTTGACGCTTGTCTATTGTGCGGTGATCAGGGCTATGTGATGGAGGGTAATCAGGTGATCTGTGTTGCCTGTGCGGTGCATATTTTTATTCCGTCTATCGGCAAAGCAGGGGGATGTAACCCGATCCCGTTGGAAGATTGGAAAAGCGATGATAAAGAGTTGGTTATTCCCAAAGCTTCTCTTGAGGCGGGCGTGAATTACTTCACGACGGTTGTTACTTTAGATGTCATTGATCCAGTTGATAAAACTCACCTGACTAACCAAAAGGCTGAGTATAAATATAGTTATGGCGATAAAACCTACTTCTTCTCATCTGAGGCTAATTACAACCGTTTCCGCGAACATCCAGAGCAATTTGTCACTCCGGCTCTCAGTGATGAAGACAGTGACTCACAGGAGAACCCATAA
- a CDS encoding TlpA family protein disulfide reductase has product MWRKTVGLCALLLLLSACKQEEVAVGEVAPQLAAYDLQGKPVALEQWKGKQVYLNFWSASCGGCLAEMAALDKLSQQYQQDIVVVAINTDPEQVDIAPVLAQRNISYPVIRDQLGITQERYQVIGTPTSFMIDRNGKVTELHQGARDEKALTTLFQQWAAGA; this is encoded by the coding sequence ATGTGGCGTAAAACGGTCGGGTTATGCGCTTTACTGTTATTGCTGAGTGCTTGTAAGCAAGAAGAAGTTGCCGTGGGGGAAGTTGCCCCCCAATTGGCGGCTTATGACCTGCAAGGCAAACCCGTTGCACTCGAACAGTGGAAAGGCAAACAGGTTTACCTCAATTTCTGGTCAGCAAGCTGTGGTGGCTGCCTGGCTGAAATGGCGGCATTGGATAAACTAAGTCAACAATATCAGCAGGATATTGTGGTAGTGGCGATCAATACTGATCCGGAACAGGTGGATATTGCCCCAGTGCTGGCGCAGCGTAACATCAGTTACCCCGTCATTCGCGATCAACTGGGCATTACACAGGAGCGCTATCAAGTCATTGGCACACCAACCTCTTTTATGATTGACCGTAACGGTAAGGTAACGGAGTTGCATCAAGGGGCGCGGGATGAGAAAGCGCTGACCACATTGTTCCAACAATGGGCGGCGGGGGCATAA
- the glsA gene encoding glutaminase A, whose translation MPTDDSKNGIIDYVSTGHLPDPDTVVKLVQEAHKRFSTDNEGVVSTVYPALERIPPNLFGVCMVGTNGKVHSAGDVDYEFTIMSVSKPFVFALVCQAIGAKVAREKLGVNSTGMAFNSVTAIERAPDGRTNPMVNSGAIATTSLVPGATSDEQWKFIYDGLCRFAGRELTLNEEVYQSACETNFRNRGIANLLEGYGRLGCDPLIATDLYTHQCSLNVSARDLAVMGATLADGGVNPLTRERVVDNDVCHYALAVMVTAGLYETSGDWLYDIGLPGKSGIGGGIVTVSPGKGGLGTFAPLLDSAGNSVKGQLAARFLSRSLGMDMFVSAPYTEKS comes from the coding sequence ATGCCTACAGATGATAGCAAAAATGGAATTATCGACTATGTATCCACCGGGCATCTGCCGGATCCAGATACTGTGGTTAAATTGGTGCAAGAAGCCCACAAACGGTTTAGCACTGATAATGAAGGTGTCGTTTCGACGGTTTATCCTGCATTAGAACGTATCCCTCCTAATCTATTTGGCGTCTGCATGGTTGGTACTAACGGTAAAGTGCATTCAGCCGGCGATGTAGATTATGAATTTACCATCATGAGTGTCTCCAAACCTTTTGTTTTTGCCTTGGTCTGCCAGGCCATAGGCGCGAAAGTCGCTCGTGAAAAACTGGGTGTGAATAGTACGGGTATGGCATTTAACTCAGTGACTGCCATTGAGCGGGCACCTGACGGGCGCACTAATCCTATGGTGAACTCTGGTGCTATTGCCACGACCAGCCTGGTACCCGGTGCCACCAGCGATGAGCAGTGGAAATTCATTTATGACGGTTTGTGCCGTTTTGCTGGCCGTGAACTGACCCTTAATGAAGAAGTGTATCAATCTGCATGTGAAACTAATTTTCGCAATCGTGGCATAGCCAATTTGCTGGAAGGTTATGGCCGTCTGGGGTGTGATCCCCTTATCGCAACCGATCTCTATACGCACCAATGTTCACTGAATGTCAGTGCGCGCGATTTAGCTGTCATGGGCGCGACACTGGCAGACGGGGGCGTCAATCCACTGACTCGCGAGCGGGTGGTAGATAATGATGTTTGCCACTACGCATTGGCGGTAATGGTAACGGCAGGGTTGTACGAAACATCTGGCGACTGGCTTTATGATATCGGCCTTCCTGGGAAAAGCGGTATTGGTGGCGGTATTGTGACAGTGTCACCGGGTAAGGGGGGGTTGGGGACTTTTGCACCGTTACTGGATAGTGCTGGTAATAGTGTTAAAGGGCAACTGGCCGCCCGGTTCTTATCACGTAGTCTTGGGATGGATATGTTTGTTTCTGCGCCTTACACCGAAAAGAGTTGA
- a CDS encoding ABC transporter ATP-binding protein → MTSSLLRVQPEHDTDAVIETRHLYKRFGQVTALEDINIRINRGEFVAIMGASGSGKTTLMNILTCLDTVTEGQVLLDGVDAAGLDEEGRRKFRADKIGLVFQQFHLIPYLTALENIMLAQHYHSVVDEDAARQVLEQVGMTPRMSHLPSQLSGGEQQRVCIARALVNQPPIIFADEPTGNLDEENEQRVLDLLNHIHRQGRTIVMVTHNPDLGCVADRIIRLQHGKYLNEESNHHVA, encoded by the coding sequence ATGACCTCGTCACTATTACGGGTGCAACCTGAACACGACACCGATGCGGTTATTGAAACTCGGCATTTATACAAACGCTTTGGGCAAGTGACGGCACTGGAAGATATTAATATCCGCATTAATCGTGGCGAGTTTGTGGCGATTATGGGGGCATCTGGTTCAGGTAAAACCACATTGATGAATATTCTGACCTGCCTGGATACCGTAACTGAAGGGCAGGTATTGCTCGACGGGGTTGATGCTGCTGGCTTGGATGAAGAAGGGCGCAGGAAATTCCGGGCAGACAAGATTGGGTTGGTGTTCCAGCAATTCCACCTTATTCCGTATTTGACTGCGCTGGAGAACATTATGTTGGCGCAGCATTATCACAGTGTGGTGGATGAAGACGCGGCTCGACAAGTCTTGGAACAGGTTGGGATGACGCCACGTATGAGTCACTTACCTAGCCAACTTTCGGGTGGTGAGCAGCAGCGGGTATGCATTGCGCGGGCGCTGGTCAATCAGCCACCCATTATTTTTGCTGATGAACCTACGGGTAATCTTGACGAAGAGAATGAGCAGCGGGTATTGGATTTGTTAAACCATATCCATCGCCAAGGTAGAACCATTGTGATGGTGACCCACAACCCGGATTTAGGCTGCGTTGCTGACCGGATTATCCGCCTTCAGCACGGTAAATATCTTAATGAAGAGAGTAATCATCATGTGGCGTAA
- a CDS encoding c-type cytochrome — MKVSLLTACIIVFSATAQAATDGEHIYKQTCSSCHGRLADRKGLDKAPPLISLSRNEIVEGLTARRDGKIVGRGNKAKAHLTDDDIQKLADHIESLKAAKSKVP; from the coding sequence ATGAAAGTCTCACTGCTGACTGCGTGCATAATCGTGTTTAGTGCCACAGCTCAGGCCGCCACTGACGGCGAACATATCTATAAACAAACGTGTTCAAGTTGTCATGGGCGGCTGGCCGATCGAAAAGGGCTGGATAAAGCACCGCCGCTGATATCGTTATCTCGCAATGAAATCGTTGAGGGTCTAACCGCGCGGCGTGATGGCAAGATTGTCGGCAGAGGTAATAAGGCAAAAGCACATTTGACTGATGATGATATTCAAAAATTGGCAGACCATATTGAGAGCCTAAAAGCGGCTAAGTCCAAAGTCCCATAA
- a CDS encoding ABC transporter permease: MLWRMLKQSWFRNVRRKSLAVFTVFLAAGLISSLLAVSIDIGDKMSRELKSYGANILIEPAGQVALPSLFGEKSNPLTGQDFLDQAELPNIKDIFWRNNIVGFAPLLSGETEVNGQDIPLLGTYFNQPVDVPDEEDYHTGQQIISPYWQVNGNWPQEPVKPDVTEVEALLGKQLAQQSGWKIGDELNLDGASGPLKVKISGVLSSGGEEESRLVLPLAAVQSLLGLPGKVQAIRVSALTVPENELSRKARENLEALNAEEYDLWYCTAYVSSIAHQLEEAISGSVVRPIWQVAASEGVVIEKIQLLLAVVTLAALIAAAMGIASLMTSTIMERAKEIGLMKALGARQWQILMLFYLEAAISGLIGGLAGCLAGWGLAKTIGLMLFGAPLSFAWMVVPCVLVISVLIAVIGTWFPARRIARLYPVEVLYGR, encoded by the coding sequence ATGTTGTGGCGCATGCTCAAGCAGTCTTGGTTCCGGAATGTCCGTCGTAAATCGCTGGCAGTATTTACGGTATTTTTGGCCGCTGGACTCATTTCTTCACTACTGGCCGTGTCGATAGATATTGGCGATAAAATGTCCCGCGAACTGAAGTCTTATGGTGCCAATATTTTGATTGAGCCAGCCGGTCAGGTGGCATTGCCATCCCTGTTTGGTGAGAAAAGTAATCCACTCACGGGCCAGGATTTTCTGGACCAGGCTGAATTACCCAATATCAAAGATATTTTTTGGCGTAACAATATTGTGGGTTTTGCCCCATTGCTGAGTGGGGAAACTGAGGTTAACGGTCAGGATATCCCGCTATTAGGTACCTATTTTAATCAGCCCGTTGATGTGCCTGATGAAGAGGATTATCACACCGGCCAGCAAATTATTAGCCCTTATTGGCAGGTCAATGGTAACTGGCCGCAAGAGCCGGTCAAACCTGATGTCACAGAAGTCGAGGCTTTATTAGGTAAGCAACTGGCACAACAGAGCGGTTGGAAAATCGGTGATGAACTGAACCTTGACGGAGCTTCTGGGCCGCTGAAAGTGAAGATAAGTGGCGTGCTCAGCAGTGGTGGTGAAGAGGAAAGTCGCCTGGTGTTGCCACTGGCCGCGGTGCAATCGCTGCTTGGCCTTCCGGGGAAAGTTCAGGCAATCCGAGTCTCGGCTCTGACGGTGCCGGAGAATGAACTATCGCGTAAAGCGCGCGAAAATCTGGAAGCTCTCAACGCCGAAGAATATGACTTGTGGTACTGCACTGCTTACGTTTCTTCCATTGCTCACCAATTAGAAGAGGCAATATCCGGTTCAGTGGTGCGGCCGATCTGGCAAGTCGCTGCATCCGAAGGGGTGGTGATTGAAAAGATACAGCTATTGTTGGCGGTAGTGACATTGGCCGCATTGATTGCAGCAGCAATGGGGATCGCGTCGCTGATGACCAGCACGATTATGGAGCGGGCGAAAGAGATTGGTTTAATGAAAGCCTTGGGCGCTCGGCAGTGGCAAATTCTGATGCTGTTCTATCTTGAAGCGGCAATCAGCGGCTTGATTGGCGGGCTGGCGGGTTGCCTGGCGGGGTGGGGGTTGGCAAAAACCATCGGCCTGATGCTGTTTGGTGCACCGCTGAGCTTTGCCTGGATGGTGGTGCCTTGTGTGCTGGTGATTTCTGTTTTAATTGCAGTGATTGGAACATGGTTCCCCGCCCGTCGCATCGCCCGTCTTTATCCGGTGGAGGTGCTCTATGGCCGTTAA